From a single Streptomyces misionensis genomic region:
- a CDS encoding extracellular solute-binding protein encodes MRRGIAASALVASLALAATACGGGSSDGKSDGPVTITWWDTSNATNEAPTYKTLVQQFEAANKNIKVKYVNVPFDQAQNKFDTAAGATGAPDVLRSEVGWTPAFAKKGYFLPLDGTEALADQSKFEPNLIKQAQYEGKTYGVPLVTDTLALVYNKALFKKAGITTPPKTWDELKSDAAKVQDKTGAYGYWGSTQGYYGQPFLYGEGSDTVDAAAKKVTIDTPAAKKAFGTWLSLFSGKGLHKADTTPDAYAHIEDAFINGKVASIIQGPWEVTNIYKGSAFKDKSNLGIAVVPAGSTGKAGAPTGGHNLSVYAGSDKAHQAAALKFVKFMTSASAQETIALKNATLPTRSDAYTAKVTADPGIAGFQGVLSAAQPRPALPEYGSLWAPLDTELPKIASGKESLDTGLNNAGVAIGKLVPDFSK; translated from the coding sequence ATGCGGCGTGGCATAGCGGCCTCCGCGCTGGTGGCGTCCCTCGCCCTGGCGGCGACGGCGTGCGGCGGCGGGAGCAGCGACGGCAAGTCGGACGGGCCGGTGACCATCACCTGGTGGGACACCTCCAACGCCACGAACGAGGCGCCGACGTACAAGACCCTGGTGCAGCAGTTCGAGGCTGCCAACAAGAACATCAAGGTCAAGTACGTCAACGTCCCGTTCGACCAGGCGCAGAACAAGTTCGACACGGCCGCCGGTGCCACCGGTGCCCCGGACGTGCTGCGCTCCGAGGTCGGCTGGACCCCCGCCTTCGCCAAGAAGGGCTACTTCCTGCCGCTGGACGGCACCGAGGCCCTCGCCGACCAGTCCAAGTTCGAGCCGAACCTGATCAAGCAGGCCCAGTACGAGGGCAAGACCTACGGCGTGCCGCTGGTCACCGACACCCTGGCCCTCGTCTACAACAAGGCCCTGTTCAAGAAGGCCGGCATCACCACGCCGCCCAAGACCTGGGACGAGCTGAAGTCGGACGCCGCCAAGGTGCAGGACAAGACCGGTGCCTACGGCTACTGGGGCTCCACCCAGGGCTACTACGGCCAGCCGTTCCTGTACGGCGAGGGCAGCGACACCGTCGACGCCGCCGCCAAGAAGGTCACCATCGACACCCCGGCCGCCAAGAAGGCGTTCGGCACCTGGCTGAGCCTGTTCTCGGGCAAGGGCCTGCACAAGGCCGACACCACCCCGGACGCGTACGCCCACATCGAGGACGCGTTCATCAACGGCAAGGTCGCCTCGATCATCCAGGGTCCCTGGGAGGTCACGAACATCTACAAGGGCAGCGCCTTCAAGGACAAGTCCAACCTGGGCATCGCCGTCGTCCCGGCCGGTTCCACCGGCAAGGCGGGCGCCCCGACCGGCGGCCACAACCTCTCGGTCTACGCCGGCTCCGACAAGGCGCACCAGGCCGCGGCCCTGAAGTTCGTGAAGTTCATGACGTCGGCCTCCGCCCAGGAGACCATCGCCCTGAAGAACGCCACCCTGCCCACCCGCTCCGACGCCTACACCGCGAAGGTCACGGCCGACCCGGGCATCGCCGGCTTCCAGGGCGTGCTGTCCGCCGCCCAGCCCCGCCCGGCGCTGCCCGAGTACGGCTCGCTGTGGGCTCCGCTGGACACCGAGCTGCCGAAGATCGCCAGTGGCAAGGAGTCGCTGGACACGGGCCTGAACAACGCCGGTGTGGCCATCGGCAAGCTGGTCCCCGACTTCAGCAAGTGA
- a CDS encoding LacI family DNA-binding transcriptional regulator produces MTTRLADIAAQAGVSEATVSRVLNGKPGVAATTRQSVLAALDVLGYERPVRLRQRSEGLVGLITPELENPIFPALAQVIGQALTRQGYTPVLATQTPGGSTEDELTEMLVDRGVAGIIYVSGLHADTTADMQRYERLRAQGVPFVLVDGFSPLVQAPFISPDDRAAMTLAVTHLVSLGHTRIGLALGPKRFVPVQRKIEGFVRAVQDQLGLAAEVVESELVQHSLYTLEGGQAAASALIDRDCTAVVCASDMMALGAIRAARQRGLEVPTDFSVVGFDDSPLIAFTDPPLTTVRKPVPAMGQAAVRTLLEEIGGTPAPHSEFVFMPELVVRGSTASAPHALRAS; encoded by the coding sequence GTGACCACACGGCTTGCCGACATCGCTGCGCAGGCGGGGGTGAGCGAAGCGACCGTCAGCCGGGTCCTCAACGGGAAACCGGGCGTCGCCGCCACCACCCGCCAGTCCGTGCTCGCCGCCCTCGACGTGCTGGGCTACGAGCGCCCGGTCCGGCTGCGGCAGCGCAGCGAGGGCCTGGTGGGCCTGATCACGCCGGAGCTGGAGAACCCGATATTCCCGGCCCTGGCGCAGGTCATCGGCCAGGCGCTGACCCGCCAGGGCTACACCCCCGTGCTCGCCACCCAGACCCCCGGCGGCTCCACCGAGGACGAACTCACGGAGATGCTGGTGGACCGCGGGGTCGCGGGCATCATCTACGTCTCCGGGCTGCACGCGGACACCACCGCCGACATGCAGCGCTACGAGCGACTGCGCGCCCAGGGCGTGCCGTTCGTGCTGGTGGACGGCTTCTCGCCGTTGGTGCAGGCGCCGTTCATCTCCCCCGACGACCGGGCCGCGATGACCCTCGCGGTGACCCACCTGGTCTCTCTCGGCCACACCCGGATCGGGCTCGCGCTCGGACCGAAGCGGTTCGTGCCCGTGCAGCGCAAGATCGAGGGCTTCGTGCGGGCCGTGCAGGACCAGTTGGGGCTCGCCGCGGAGGTCGTGGAGTCGGAGCTGGTGCAGCACTCGCTGTACACCCTGGAGGGCGGCCAGGCGGCCGCGTCGGCGCTGATCGACCGGGACTGCACCGCGGTCGTCTGCGCCAGCGACATGATGGCCCTGGGCGCCATACGGGCCGCCCGCCAGCGGGGCCTGGAAGTGCCCACGGACTTCTCGGTGGTCGGCTTCGACGACTCCCCGCTGATCGCCTTCACCGACCCGCCGCTCACCACCGTCCGCAAGCCCGTCCCGGCGATGGGCCAGGCCGCGGTGCGCACGCTCCTGGAGGAGATCGGCGGTACGCCCGCCCCGCACAGCGAGTTCGTGTTCATGCCGGAGCTGGTGGTGCGGGGCTCGACGGCCTCGGCACCGCACGCGCTGCGGGCCTCCTGA
- a CDS encoding phosphatase PAP2 family protein codes for MSDSTVTQWEGREEQAGPQAVTDRDSRGALGRLRRPRRPRLWFEILLIAVSYWTYSLIRNAVPEQKDKALRNADWIWSAEGALGIDVERSVNHAMNSVTWLIVGMNYYYATLHFVITIGVLVWLYRWHPGRYAAARLALFATTGGALVGYYLFPLAPPRLMRGGHFVDTVMVHHTWGSMASGDLKHMSNQYAAMPSMHIGWSLWCGLTVFALASVPWVRVLGLLYPALTLLVIVSTANHFWLDAVGGVLCLSFGFLVARAWYGAVPYALPRAVAGGPAPEPARA; via the coding sequence ATGAGTGACTCGACCGTGACGCAGTGGGAAGGTCGCGAGGAACAGGCCGGTCCGCAGGCCGTCACGGACAGGGACAGCCGGGGTGCGCTGGGCAGGCTGCGGCGGCCGCGCAGACCCCGGCTGTGGTTCGAGATCCTTCTGATCGCGGTGAGTTACTGGACGTACTCGCTGATCCGCAACGCCGTCCCGGAGCAGAAGGACAAGGCGCTGCGCAACGCGGACTGGATCTGGTCCGCGGAGGGCGCGCTCGGCATCGACGTCGAACGCTCGGTCAACCACGCCATGAACTCGGTGACTTGGCTGATCGTCGGCATGAACTACTACTACGCCACACTGCACTTCGTCATCACCATCGGGGTGCTGGTGTGGCTGTACCGGTGGCATCCGGGCCGGTACGCGGCCGCCCGGCTGGCGCTCTTCGCGACCACGGGGGGCGCGCTGGTGGGCTACTACCTGTTCCCGCTCGCGCCGCCCCGGCTGATGCGGGGCGGGCACTTCGTGGACACCGTGATGGTGCACCACACGTGGGGCTCGATGGCCTCCGGGGACCTCAAGCACATGTCCAACCAGTACGCGGCGATGCCGTCCATGCACATCGGCTGGTCGCTGTGGTGCGGGCTGACGGTCTTCGCGCTGGCGTCGGTGCCGTGGGTGCGGGTGCTGGGGCTGCTCTACCCGGCGCTGACGCTGCTGGTGATCGTCTCCACCGCGAACCACTTCTGGCTGGACGCGGTGGGGGGCGTGCTGTGCCTGTCGTTCGGGTTCCTGGTGGCCCGCGCCTGGTACGGCGCCGTGCCGTACGCCCTGCCGCGGGCGGTGGCGGGCGGGCCCGCGCCCGAGCCGGCCCGGGCCTGA
- a CDS encoding bifunctional [glutamine synthetase] adenylyltransferase/[glutamine synthetase]-adenylyl-L-tyrosine phosphorylase, with translation MTPGRRSSTFTRLLRHGFTDATAAERLLDTPELAPVRDDPFLLEALGATADPDLALHGLVRLLEAQPTPAAHRELLDTLIAAKPLRDRLLGVLGASAALADHLARHPGDWQALVTYESQDLHPGLGEFERGLAGATDPVALRIAYRRCLLSIAARDVCGTTDVAETAAELADLATATLRAALAMARTEAPADAAACRLAVIGMGKCGGHELNYVSDVDVIFVAEAAEGTDETKALTAATRLASHLMRICSETTVEGSIWPVDANLRPEGRNGPLVRTLSSHLAYYQRWAKTWEFQALLKARPVAGDQDLGQAYLDTLHPLVWQAADRENFVADVQQMRRRVVDNIPPTEVERELKLGPGGLRDVEFAVQLLQLVHGRADATLRSGTTLKALQALAAGGYVGREDAARLDEAYRFLRAMEHRIQLYRLRRTHLVPRAEEDLRRLGRSLGLRVNPVTELTREWKRHTSVVRRLHEKLFYRPLLDAVAQLAPGEARLRPEAARERLVALGYADPAAALRHLEALASGVTRKAAIQRTLLPVLLGWFADSADPDAGLLNFRKVSDALGKTPWYLRLLRDEGAAAQNLARVLSAGRLAPDLLMRAPEAVALLGDGDGAGLAPRGRAALEQEILAAVGRAENGEQGVTAARGVRRRELFRTAAADIVGSYGTEASPVEADQGALVDLVGAAVSDLTAATLAGTLRAVVRSGWGDTLPTRFAIIGMGRFGGHELGYGSDADVLFVHEPQEGVDEHEAAAAAGKVVSEMRRLLQLPSADPPLLIDADLRPEGKSGPLVRTLKAYEAYYRRWSLVWESQALLRAEPVAGDPELGRRFTELIDPLRYPARGLTEDAVREIRRLKARMESERLPRGADPRLHTKLGPGGLSDVEWTVQLLQMRHGHDIEGLRTTRTRAALAAARDAGLLGEEETAILDEAWVLATRVRNAVMLVRGRAGDTFPTQPRELAAVGRYLGYGEGHVGDMLDDYGRTTRRARAVMEELFYDDQP, from the coding sequence ATGACGCCGGGCCGCAGAAGCAGCACCTTCACGCGCCTGCTCCGACACGGCTTCACCGACGCCACCGCCGCCGAGCGGCTGCTGGACACCCCCGAACTGGCCCCCGTCCGCGACGACCCCTTCCTGCTGGAAGCCCTGGGCGCCACCGCCGACCCCGACCTCGCCCTGCACGGCCTGGTCCGCCTCCTGGAGGCCCAGCCCACCCCCGCCGCCCACCGCGAACTCCTCGACACCCTGATCGCGGCCAAGCCCCTGCGGGACCGCCTCCTCGGCGTGCTGGGCGCCTCGGCCGCCCTCGCCGACCACCTCGCCCGCCACCCCGGCGACTGGCAGGCCCTGGTCACCTACGAGTCCCAGGACCTCCACCCCGGCCTCGGCGAGTTCGAACGCGGCCTGGCCGGGGCCACCGACCCCGTCGCCCTGCGCATCGCCTACCGCCGCTGCCTGCTGTCCATCGCCGCACGGGACGTCTGCGGCACCACGGACGTGGCCGAGACCGCCGCCGAACTCGCCGATCTCGCCACCGCCACCCTGCGCGCCGCGCTGGCCATGGCGCGGACCGAGGCCCCGGCCGACGCCGCCGCCTGCCGTCTCGCCGTGATCGGCATGGGCAAGTGCGGCGGCCACGAACTGAACTACGTCTCCGACGTGGACGTGATCTTCGTGGCGGAAGCGGCGGAGGGCACCGACGAGACCAAGGCCCTCACCGCCGCCACCCGCCTCGCCTCCCACCTGATGCGCATCTGCTCGGAGACCACCGTCGAGGGCTCCATCTGGCCGGTGGACGCCAACCTCCGCCCCGAGGGCCGCAACGGCCCCCTGGTCCGCACCCTCTCCTCCCACCTCGCCTACTACCAGCGCTGGGCCAAGACCTGGGAGTTCCAGGCCCTGCTCAAGGCCCGCCCGGTGGCCGGCGACCAGGACCTCGGCCAGGCCTACCTGGACACCCTGCACCCCCTGGTCTGGCAGGCGGCGGACCGGGAGAACTTCGTGGCCGACGTGCAGCAGATGCGCCGCCGCGTCGTGGACAACATCCCGCCCACCGAGGTCGAACGGGAACTCAAGCTCGGCCCCGGCGGCCTCCGGGACGTCGAATTCGCCGTACAGCTCCTCCAGTTGGTGCACGGCCGCGCCGACGCCACGCTGCGCAGCGGCACCACCCTCAAGGCCCTCCAGGCGCTGGCCGCCGGCGGCTACGTCGGCCGGGAGGACGCCGCCCGCCTCGACGAGGCCTACCGCTTCCTGCGCGCGATGGAACACCGCATCCAGCTCTACCGTCTGCGCCGCACCCACCTCGTGCCCAGAGCCGAGGAGGACCTGCGCCGCCTCGGCCGCTCCCTCGGCCTGCGCGTCAACCCGGTCACCGAGCTGACCCGGGAGTGGAAGCGGCACACCTCGGTCGTCCGGCGACTGCACGAGAAGCTGTTCTACCGCCCGCTGCTGGACGCGGTCGCCCAACTCGCCCCCGGCGAGGCCCGGCTGCGCCCCGAGGCCGCCCGTGAACGCCTGGTCGCCCTCGGCTACGCCGACCCCGCCGCCGCCCTGCGCCACCTGGAGGCGCTGGCCTCCGGAGTGACCCGCAAGGCGGCCATCCAGCGCACCCTGCTGCCCGTCCTCCTCGGCTGGTTCGCCGACTCGGCCGACCCGGACGCGGGCCTGCTCAACTTCCGCAAGGTCTCCGACGCCCTCGGCAAGACCCCCTGGTACCTGCGCCTCCTGCGCGACGAGGGCGCCGCGGCGCAGAACCTGGCCCGGGTGCTGTCCGCGGGCCGCCTCGCCCCCGACCTGCTGATGCGCGCCCCCGAGGCCGTGGCGCTGCTCGGCGACGGCGACGGAGCGGGCCTCGCCCCCCGGGGCCGCGCGGCCCTGGAGCAGGAGATCCTCGCCGCCGTGGGCCGCGCCGAGAACGGCGAACAGGGCGTCACCGCCGCCCGCGGGGTGCGCCGCCGCGAGCTGTTCCGCACCGCCGCCGCGGACATCGTCGGCTCGTACGGCACCGAGGCCAGCCCGGTCGAGGCCGACCAGGGCGCCCTGGTGGACCTCGTCGGCGCGGCCGTCTCCGACCTCACCGCCGCCACCCTCGCCGGCACGCTGCGCGCCGTGGTCCGCTCCGGCTGGGGCGACACCCTGCCCACCCGGTTCGCGATCATCGGGATGGGCCGCTTCGGCGGGCACGAACTGGGTTACGGCTCCGACGCGGACGTCCTGTTCGTGCACGAGCCGCAGGAGGGCGTGGACGAGCACGAGGCCGCCGCGGCCGCGGGCAAGGTCGTCTCCGAGATGCGCCGACTGCTCCAGCTGCCCAGTGCCGACCCGCCGCTGCTGATCGACGCCGATCTGCGCCCGGAGGGCAAGTCGGGCCCGCTGGTGCGCACCCTGAAGGCGTACGAGGCGTACTACCGCCGTTGGTCCCTGGTCTGGGAGTCCCAGGCGCTGCTGCGGGCGGAGCCGGTGGCCGGCGACCCGGAACTGGGCCGGCGCTTCACCGAGCTGATCGACCCGCTGCGCTACCCGGCGCGGGGCCTGACCGAGGACGCCGTACGGGAGATCCGGCGGCTGAAGGCGCGGATGGAGTCCGAGCGGCTGCCGCGCGGCGCCGACCCGAGGCTGCACACCAAGCTGGGCCCCGGCGGCCTGTCGGACGTGGAGTGGACGGTCCAGCTGCTCCAGATGAGACACGGCCACGACATCGAGGGCCTGCGCACGACCCGGACGAGGGCGGCGCTGGCCGCGGCACGGGACGCGGGACTGCTGGGCGAGGAGGAGACCGCGATCCTGGACGAGGCCTGGGTGCTGGCCACCCGGGTCCGCAACGCGGTGATGCTGGTCCGGGGCCGCGCGGGGGACACCTTCCCCACCCAGCCCCGCGAACTGGCCGCGGTGGGCCGCTACCTCGGCTACGGCGAGGGCCACGTCGGCGACATGCTGGACGACTACGGCCGTACGACCCGCAGGGCCCGCGCCGTCATGGAGGAACTGTTCTACGACGACCAGCCCTGA
- a CDS encoding SDR family oxidoreductase, which translates to MERLAGKHALITGGTSGIGLETAREFLAEGATVAITGRSRERLDEAARQLDGPLLTIVSDAGDVPGQAVLAARLREEWPKLDILMSNAADVTHLPIEAWTEEAFDRLLATNLKSPFFLIRDLLPLFSRQSSVILVGSVSAYIGHDNATVYGAAKAGLLSYTRGLTHELKDRGIRVNGLSPGPTITNVFASLGPERRAALYEELRRTVPLHRLGTATELAKAAVYLASDESAYTAGTVLRVDGGIGQLAY; encoded by the coding sequence ATGGAACGTCTTGCGGGAAAGCACGCGCTGATCACCGGGGGGACGAGCGGGATCGGTCTGGAGACGGCCCGGGAATTCCTCGCCGAGGGGGCGACCGTCGCCATCACCGGCCGTTCCCGGGAGCGACTGGACGAGGCGGCCCGGCAGCTGGACGGCCCGCTGCTGACCATCGTCAGCGACGCCGGCGACGTACCCGGCCAGGCGGTGCTCGCGGCGCGGCTGCGGGAGGAGTGGCCGAAGCTGGACATCCTGATGAGCAACGCCGCCGACGTCACCCACCTCCCGATCGAGGCATGGACCGAGGAGGCGTTCGACCGGCTCCTCGCGACCAATCTCAAGTCGCCGTTCTTCCTGATCAGAGACCTGCTGCCACTCTTCTCCCGGCAGTCGTCGGTCATCCTCGTCGGCTCGGTCTCCGCGTACATCGGACACGACAACGCGACGGTCTACGGCGCGGCCAAGGCGGGCCTGCTCTCCTACACGCGGGGGCTGACCCATGAGCTGAAGGACCGGGGCATCCGCGTCAACGGACTGAGCCCGGGCCCGACGATCACCAACGTGTTCGCGTCCCTCGGGCCCGAGCGCCGGGCCGCCCTCTACGAGGAACTCCGGCGGACCGTGCCCCTCCACCGCCTCGGAACCGCCACCGAACTGGCGAAGGCGGCGGTCTACCTCGCCTCGGACGAATCCGCGTACACCGCGGGGACCGTGCTGCGCGTCGACGGGGGCATCGGGCAGCTCGCGTACTAG
- a CDS encoding SDR family NAD(P)-dependent oxidoreductase: MEFAGKRALVTGSGAIGGLGHATAKVLAAGGADLVLTGTDPERGAQVVEDLRGAGGESAATVRFVAADLSDVAGVRQLAEDAGAVDILVNNASVMTFSPTTGQDLADYDAAFAVNVRAPFLLTALFAEKMAARGGGSIVNVSSTAAGLGMPGMAVYGATKAALESLTRTWAAEFAESNVRVNAVAPGPMRTAKVVAAMGPDMGGMGLTTALKRTSDPVEVAHVIAFLAGDRASYMTGAVVAADGGRTAI; encoded by the coding sequence ATGGAATTCGCAGGCAAGAGGGCACTCGTCACCGGGTCCGGCGCGATCGGCGGACTCGGGCACGCGACGGCCAAGGTGCTGGCCGCGGGCGGAGCCGACCTGGTCCTGACCGGCACCGATCCCGAGCGCGGTGCCCAGGTGGTGGAAGACCTCCGCGGGGCCGGGGGCGAGTCCGCCGCGACGGTGCGCTTCGTCGCCGCCGACCTGTCCGACGTGGCGGGCGTGCGACAGCTGGCCGAGGACGCCGGAGCCGTCGACATCCTGGTCAACAACGCGAGCGTCATGACGTTCTCCCCGACCACCGGGCAGGACCTCGCGGACTACGACGCGGCCTTCGCGGTCAACGTGCGTGCTCCGTTCCTGCTCACCGCGCTGTTCGCGGAGAAGATGGCCGCGCGCGGCGGCGGCAGCATCGTCAACGTCAGCTCCACCGCGGCCGGTCTCGGCATGCCGGGCATGGCCGTCTACGGCGCCACCAAGGCGGCGCTCGAATCGCTGACCCGCACCTGGGCGGCGGAATTCGCCGAGTCGAACGTACGGGTCAACGCCGTCGCTCCCGGCCCGATGCGCACCGCGAAGGTGGTCGCGGCGATGGGCCCGGACATGGGGGGCATGGGCCTGACCACCGCGCTCAAGCGCACCTCCGACCCGGTCGAGGTGGCCCACGTGATCGCCTTCCTCGCCGGCGACCGGGCGAGCTACATGACCGGGGCGGTCGTGGCCGCCGACGGCGGCCGCACCGCGATCTGA
- a CDS encoding TetR/AcrR family transcriptional regulator: MARTGRPREFDREQTLERALELFWSRGYGATSIQDLVDALAVERGSLYGAFGDKRRFYLEAVRLYWEVYERHLTAALDTSPLLPALREILSHPVRLDELVSDAGVPQGCLVGNTTAELVPQDGEATEIVTRSYRRFTDIVADALRRAQAAGEVTDGARPEAQARMLLYLVQGLSLVSRAGLDRTAALAAVDAAVDGLRA; encoded by the coding sequence GTGGCACGAACCGGACGCCCCCGCGAGTTCGATCGGGAACAGACGCTGGAGCGCGCACTCGAACTGTTCTGGTCCCGGGGATACGGGGCGACGTCGATCCAGGACCTGGTCGACGCACTGGCCGTCGAACGCGGCAGCCTCTACGGGGCGTTCGGCGACAAGCGCCGCTTCTACCTCGAAGCCGTCAGGCTCTACTGGGAGGTGTACGAGCGGCACCTGACCGCCGCGCTCGACACCAGCCCGCTCCTGCCCGCCCTGCGCGAGATCCTGTCCCATCCCGTGCGGCTGGACGAACTGGTCTCCGACGCGGGCGTGCCGCAGGGCTGCCTGGTCGGCAACACGACCGCCGAACTCGTCCCCCAGGACGGCGAGGCGACGGAGATCGTCACCCGCTCGTACCGGCGGTTCACCGACATCGTCGCCGACGCGCTCCGCCGCGCCCAGGCCGCCGGCGAGGTCACGGACGGCGCCCGCCCCGAGGCCCAGGCCCGGATGCTGCTCTACCTGGTCCAGGGTCTGTCGCTCGTGTCGAGGGCGGGGCTCGACAGGACCGCGGCCCTGGCGGCGGTCGACGCGGCGGTGGACGGGTTGCGGGCGTGA